A region of the Bacteroidota bacterium genome:
TCTGAAGAAGACCGTGATTTTAAAAACATGTTTTACAGTGGCACTTCGATTTTAACTATCGACTCAGCCGAACGCATTCTGATTCCCCGTTTGCATGTGCAACACGCCGGAATTACAAAAGATATGATTATGGTTTGCCAGAAAAACAAAGTTGTGGTTTGGGCGATGGAGAAATTCCGTGAAAAATACCTCAACAGGAATCCTGCAGACTATCAACAATTATCTGAAAAAGTGCGTGGCAAGTACGGTATATGAGTACATATCACACACCTGTTCTTTTACATACGAGCATTCAGGCACTCATTACAGATCCTGACGGAATTTACGTAGATGTTACTTTCGGTGGTGGCGGACATAGCAAAACAATTTTGCAACATCTTTCACCAAAAGGTAAACTTTACTGCTTCGATCAGGATGCTGATGCGCAAAATAATTTCATCAATGAGTTTGACGCTACAAACGCCACCTTTATCCCGCAGAATTTTAGATTTATTTCTAAATTTTTGCGGGTGCAGGGTGTTACCAAAGTAAATGGCATTCTCGCCGACCTTGGTGTTAGCTCTCACCAGTTTGATGAAGGTGAACGCGGATTTTCAATTCGTTTCGACGGTCCGCTCGATATGCGCATGAATGCAGCGCAACCGGTTTCTGCTTTCGATATTATTAATCGCTACACTGAAGAACAATTACAAAATATTTTCAGCTTATACGGTGAAATAAGAAATGCAAAACAATTGGCATATGCCATTACTGCTGCAAGAATTCAATTACGCAGTGAAGGTGGAATAAAAACAACTGCACAACTACGCGATATTGCACTTTCTGTAGTTAAAGGCGAAAAAAATCCTTACCTCGCCCAATTGTTTCAGTCGGTACGTATTGAAGTAAATGAAGAAATGGCTGCCTTAAAAGAAATGCTCAGCAGTGCTGCTCAATTAATTGTTCCCGGCGGACGATTAGTGGTAATCAGTTATCACTCACTGGAAGATCGTATGGTAAAAAATATGATGAAAACCGGCGATGTATATG
Encoded here:
- the mraZ gene encoding division/cell wall cluster transcriptional repressor MraZ, whose protein sequence is MAFLIGEYECTLDVKQRIRVPAGLVSQLSGDDVGKFVITRGVDPCLYLYPMSEFYTEMDKINQIPENSEEDRDFKNMFYSGTSILTIDSAERILIPRLHVQHAGITKDMIMVCQKNKVVVWAMEKFREKYLNRNPADYQQLSEKVRGKYGI
- the rsmH gene encoding 16S rRNA (cytosine(1402)-N(4))-methyltransferase RsmH, which encodes MSTYHTPVLLHTSIQALITDPDGIYVDVTFGGGGHSKTILQHLSPKGKLYCFDQDADAQNNFINEFDATNATFIPQNFRFISKFLRVQGVTKVNGILADLGVSSHQFDEGERGFSIRFDGPLDMRMNAAQPVSAFDIINRYTEEQLQNIFSLYGEIRNAKQLAYAITAARIQLRSEGGIKTTAQLRDIALSVVKGEKNPYLAQLFQSVRIEVNEEMAALKEMLSSAAQLIVPGGRLVVISYHSLEDRMVKNMMKTGDVYGNPEEDLMGRKNIPFKIITKKPVTPEAEELQINPRSRSAKLRVAEKI